The genomic interval aaactTACTAAACATTGGGTTGTTGCACATTTTCTTCAAGAAGTGATTCCTGGATTACCAACCTAGTTTTCACAAACACGCTAAACAACGGCATCTCACCTGCTCCCGACAATTaaagaataacttaaaaaaaattttttaatctctctcccAAAgaggttgtttaaaaaaaaaaatctagcttgGGTTAACAGTCCTTTGTGTACTGGACAAACTCCTTAAATGTCAACATATTTtacaataatattatttataaatgggGGGGGGGTGAATTCAAAGACTCAAATCCAGGCTTGTtttttccaccaacagtgtattcAAGAAGAGGAATGAGGGAAAGTACCAACCCACCTTGCCCTCTCCAAACCCTGGGCGGCGGGGCTAACAGAAGCCCCAGAATCTTGGGGCCTGGGTAGGTTTGCGTCCTTGCACTTTCCACGAAACAGGAAAAACGGGCTGGGAAAACATCCCGAGCATCTCAAAAAGAACAACATCGTTGCCTTCGGACATTAATTCTCCAATTCCCCCTTCCCCAAACGCTTTACTGGCGAGGGACCAGAAGTTTCTATTCTACCTTACGGTCTCCCTGAAAGCGACCAATAAGCTCCCAGCAACCCTAAGAACGGTGAAGCGCCGCAGCGGCCCTGCGAAGGGCCGggggcacgccaggcttcccagggcgcagtggtaaagaatccgcctgccaatgcgggagacaccggttcgatccttgtgtcaggaagatcccccagagaaggaactggcaacccactccagtattcttgcctggagaatcccatagacagaggagcctggcggggctacagaagcagagtcggtcacgactgagcaaccggaGCATTCTGGGCGAGCACGCCAGGCTCGGAGCCCAGAGCCCGACGGACGTGAGCCCTCGCGTCCCCCTGGAACGGTGGAGAGGGGGCCGGGGTTCTACGGTGCTCGGGTCCCCCCGAGGCcactcacctcccccatcccGAGGCTCAGGCAGGACGCCACGTACCCGAGCCAGGGCGCACGCCGGGAGCCGGACGCGCCGCGCTCGGCCTCCTGGGTTCCGCCGGCGAGGGCTGGGGTAAGCCACGGCTCCCGGACGCCAAGCTCCGCCCCAAACTCTAATTAATCATCCCGCCCCTGAAAACCGAGCAGAGTCCCGTGATTGAGAAGCGTGTTGAGAAACGCTGGCATGTTAACTAGGAATCAAGGTAAGGCCACCTGGGCGCACGCAAGCGCACCTTAAGAAAAAGCGATTTCTCCAGGGATGAAAACATGTCAATTAACAGACTTTAAAAGGGAAGTTCTAAGCTGATAGGCGCACCCTGTGCTGAAGCCGCAGTTTTCTCTCCACCTTTAAACAGATAGCAGAGCTGGTTTCGATCCACTGATATTAACAGACTGAAGCCGAACTTTCCCCATAGGAACCAGATTTGTACCCGAAACtgtgactttaaaaagaaagcgttttaaaatatacacacctCGCTGTGCtcagtcaaaataaaataaacattttcatccAGTCTGCTTGTTTTCTGCCCACTTACTTTAGCCCCACAGGAATGTGTACCAGGTTTAGGCTGATCGTTTGTCTGATATGGGAACACGGTGACAAAAATAAGTTGAActggaattttctttaaaaaaaaaaaaaaagaaaaaaaaagcagacaaaagGACCTCTCAGATCCAAACATTCCTTGTAAAAAATTAACTTGTATGATAATTGGGTGCGGTGGGTACTTGGTGTCATGACCTTTACAGAAGATATTTGTTTGCATCAAAGGTAAACTTAATATAACCAGAATCTCTGCAAGTCAGCCCTGAACTCTACCTTGTATCTCCAGTCCATTCAATAAAGTACTTGCTTCAAAGCTCATCATATCCATTCCTGGTAAATATGAggtaatttacttatttaaatataaaccAAACTTTTAGATTCCTttgcttttaaattaataaactacGATTTCAAAATCAGCTGTGAATATAGTGTTCTGAATCAATGTAAGTATTAATGCAGAAAAATTTTAAGGTTGATAACAAATAATCAAATACAGTTAAAATGCACTTTATTTTAGAGAATAAAATAGGTAATACAGTAAGAATATAATGTATGACATTTAAGTCTTCTTGATATTAGTTTAAAAGTTTTAATCAATTATTTTCAGACTGTAGGGAAAATATAACAGCCTTTCAAACTACATGGTTGTTAATGGATTCAAAAATTCAggagaaattaaagacaacaaCACAGACAAcaccatttatattttttttttatgtttttactttgATTAACTTCTTTTACTAACATGTTTTACCCAGACATAATTTTAGGACAACTTGGAATATATATTCTAATTCTGCTCAAACAAAATACAGTAGAGACAAGGACTTTTCTTTGGATACCAGaatctatttagaaaaaaaaagtacttgaTTAATTgacttggctttctttttttttaattgtgctttttcatatttttgaaggGTAAGGACTCTGTAGGAATATTCCAAAATTACAGAGAAAAGCAATAGTATAACAATGGTTACAGTAAGACCAGAAATTAGTTTCTACATATTTTCACAAGTGATTTTAAGTTCGTTTTTGaagttatattaaaaacattttgttgttaagctgtgtctgactctttacgactctatggactgcattatgccaggcttccctgtccttcaccaactcccagagcttgctcaaattcatatcccctgagttggtgatgccatccaaacatctcatcctctgtcgactccttctcttcctgccttcgatctttcccagcatcagggtcttttccaatgagttggctctcttcacatcagatgatccaagaattggagcttcagcttcagcatcagtccttccagtgaatattcaggactgatttccgttaggattgactggcttgacctcctttaaaatgtttttaaaacattttaaaacgtAATATTATCTTAAACTTGACAAAGAAATGTCGatttgtaataaataaatgaaaagagaagggTCAGTAATTTTAACCGTGGAAAAAGAAGACAACCCAAAAAGGAACTGAATTATAGAAGTTGCCAGGAGGTTCAGTGTGCGGTTGATACACTGAAAGTCTGTCAATCAAACTAGTGGGTGAACAGTGAACACATTTCTCTGTTTCCTCCCAGACTTTCGCTTCCTCCCAGACTTTCGCGGCAACTCTGTGAATGATTTTAATCAGAAACGCTGACCCACAAGAAGATAGAAACTTTAGGGGCAGGGTGATCGCGGTAGGGAGGCTGGGGAATGAACTTGTCACTTTCTCTTACAAGAACTTTGCGCCTCTgcttggggcggggaggggggtttTGGGGAGGGTGGGAGCAGAGAATCCCAGCTTGAAACTAGAGAGAAGAAAATTCGTGTCATTACCCAAATCTGGCTTTTACCCTCTTGGGAATTCTCTGCCCCTGCGCCGTCAACGGCAGCGGCTCTGAGTCGAACTTCACTGTTGGTTTGACTTGCCCTCCACCAGGAAAGTTAAGAAGACTGGGAGCATGGACGAGATTCGCTTCCTGTGGTTGTAAGTGCGCATCTCTTTCCTCACCTTTCGCCAAAGAAGAGGCTGCAATCCTGCAAGAGGCGCTGGACTGGGCGTCCTTCCCTTAGGGTGCCACGCTGCATTTGCATGCGCGCTCCGCGATGCCAAATTCTAGGTGCGCGGGGGTGAGGATTTGGCGGGATGCAGGTTCCAAGCGTCCTCCTCTAACAGTGAACATCTTTAGAAGCCGGCCTCCATCTGGCtgcctaaagaatctgcctgcagtgtaggagacccgggttctatccctgggtcgggaagatcagtggagaaggaaatggcaagccactagagtatccttgtctggaaaatcgcatggagagcggaggctggtgggctgcagaccatggggtcgcaaagagttgggcaggactgagcaactaaccggagaaggcgatggcaccccactccagtactcttgcctggaaaattccatggacggagaagcctggtaggctgcagtctatggggtcgcgaagagtcggacacgactgagcgacttcaccttcacttttcactttcatgcattggagaaggaaatggcaacccactccagtgttcttgcctggagaatcccagggacaggggagcctagtgggctgccgtctgtggggtcgtacagagtcagacacgactggagcgacttagcagcagcagcagcagcgcaacTAACAGGTCACTTCTGTCTGGCTATGCTGGTAGCAGGAGCGTGCCATCCCCAAGAACAAAGGCGCAGGGAATGAATTCTGGAAACCCACACTCCCTCGCTAACCGAAGCGGCCAAAGAGCAACTTAAACCCCTTCCATTGGTTTCTTGTATTGGGCCCTTCCAATCACCCTAAGGAAGTGGGTGCACAGCTAAAGAAAGCTTGGTCTcagccctgggaagcccacagcgcCCTACGCACTCACCTGGTTCTTCTAGTCTCCAGAGCCTCCGCAGACGGAATGGGTGTAAATACGATTTTGTTGTGATATTTCCACGACGATTTCTACGCGGTTAGGGAGgggaaaaaatactattttttaaaagggtcGTTTCATGTGGATGGCGACTGAGAAATCCCCGAGCCTCAGATCCTTTTCCTAGCAgaaagaaaacaggctcagaagtAGCCAGGGCGGCAGAGAAAATACAGGTTAGGGGGCGCTTGGGGGCCGCAGAGttcccccctccttccccttcccccttcctacctgatgcgaagaactgactcagaaaagactgagagacaggagaagaaggggacgacagaggacgtgatggctggatggcatcacgactcagtggacatgtttgagcaagctccgggagatggtgaaggatagggaagcctggcgtgctgcagttcatgggttctcagggagtcggagacgactgagcgactgaacaacaacatcagccTGAACAAAATCCCCGAAAAGAACGCGCCCCAAAGCTAGTAGGCGTGCGCGCATCTTCTCGGACAAGGGCGCTCGGCCTCCCAGGCGTTTAGAGGTGGTTCCCGAACTGCCTGGGGACTGAGAATTGCCTCTTGGGGACTTTGCTGGAAAGGTTCTGTCTCAAAAGCCTCTCTCTAAATCCAGTCGGAAACCCCAGAGATGGCGCGCAGTTAGGAAAATGAACATGATTTTCAACTTAAACTAGACATTCCAACCTCCCCCGACTCTGGCCCGTCTAGGCTTCACTTTCCCGTCACCTCGAGGGCTCAGGTCCACCTCCCCTCCGTCCCTCGCCTTGCCTGGAAGTGGGGGACCGGCCCTGGCGGGCGGGGAGCGAGGAAAGGCGGAGCACAGCGCGCGGGGCCGCTGGGCGGGGGACCTTTATAAACGTGCGGGCAGCTGCCTGGCGCCGCGGTGTGCTCCAGGTGGAGACTTTTCAGCACTGCGACCAAGAACAGGGCTCCACCCGAGCCTCCCTGAACCCTTGTCCGCCGCTTCTGCATTTCTAAATcggcttctctgtctgtctctctctccacttGCTTTTAAAACAGGGGGAAAACAATCTTGGGCAGCTCtaggttggtttgtttttcttgtgtCTTTCAGGACCCTTGGCCGGGAGTGCCCGCGAGGAGGACCGGATGCCGGCGCCGGAGGCGCAGCTGGCGGACTGCGCGTGGTCCTACGGGATGAAGCTCAGCTGGGACATCAACGACCCGCAGATGCCGCAGGTGCGTGAAACCCGCTGCGCGCGCCGCTCTCCATCCAAAGAGGAGGGATGTCTTGGCAGGGACTGTGAACAGGCCGCCCTACCACCAccctccctccaaaaaaaaaaaaaaaaaaaatacacatcccTGAGAGCCCGCCAGTGTTCAGGAACTCcataaatggcagagctggggttagAGATGTGTCTTCTCCCACCTGTTTCCTCGAACCCTTTTGAAAACACCGAAAGGAGCGGGAACTGTCCAATTAGGCTCCACGTTTCAGGTCGTCTGGCCGGCGGGAGCCTGACACCTCGTCCCTCACTTTCTTTTAACGGAGGTAGAAATCCGCTGACTCTTCCTTGTCCATTCTTCGACATCCACTAGAAAGGTGGAGGGGCATCTTGGTGAATATAGATGCCACCTCTTCTCACGCAGCAGAACTGTGAGATAGGTCCATAAATTGCGGTGACTGAATCTTAAACAGCAGGACTTGGGCCATTTATCCTGGCTGCCAGGATGAAGCGTGGCTTTTGGGGGGCTTTGTAGTCATGCTAACCAGGTCACAGGTGCCCAGACAGCCTCTGGAATCCAGGTTTTGGACACAACTTCTGAGTTTACTTCTCTAGTGAGGAGAAAATCAAAGTCATCTGTTTAGGatgaatttgttttcatttttaacagaagGAAGGGGTCTCAAGCCAAGTCCCAGGAATGGGCTGGGCAGTTATGCTTGGTCACAGTGGTTGGGAGCAAAAACTGGGGAGTGACTTTAAAGTCCTGGGTGTAGTGGAAGGAGAATTAGGAGTGACCCGGAAGCATTTGCAGAGGTGGACTTCTGGCAATGCCCTGGTAAGAGTGAGAGAGACTTGACCTTTATTCAGCATCTATACGTGCCATGCAGGTGTTCAGGTGGACAGCAATTCATTAGCAATGTTGTGTAGCCTCTCAAAGAGATAAGTACTTTTGGGGTACACATTCATGGAaatctatttgtttgttttcaagcCTGCCTACTTTAGGGTCACACTGCCATTCTGTGAAAGTGGACCTCAGTACAGCAAGGGCATCTCCTTCTTACTGACCTCTGTCCATGTAAATCCCCACGGGGCAGGGGGGAATCTGTTCTTGTATTTTAGAAAAGAGCCATATCCAAGTAAGGGAAGGATGGGTTCTCTCACAAGGATTTTCTAGACTTCCCATGTAAGTGTGAAGAACTTATCCTCTGGGAGATTAGTTCTTAAACAGAGAGTGAGTGTGCCGTCTCTAAAGAGGCAGGTGCTCTGGGCTGGAGAAAGAGGATCCTGCTCTGGCTAGCCCAAGGAGGAAGGGCTACCCTCGAGGTGTGACCTTGAGACGGTTCCTGAATTTGCCTTCGTCCCGGGTCATTCACTTGTCATCAAGCAGTGGAATTAGATAACGATCTTAAACTCTCATCCCATGTGTGTTTAGTGCACTCTAGAGTGAAAACAGACCAAATGCAGACAAATGTACATGGCCGTGTTCTAATACAACTTCATTATGGAtggcaaaatttgaatttcatgtgaCTTTTCATGTGTCACAACATATAACTCTTTTGATTTGTCCcctcaaccattaaaaaatgtcaaaatcatTCTTAGCTTGTGAGCTGTACTAAAACAAATGGGAAGCTGAATTAGGCACATGGTCCCTAGTTTGCAGACCCCTGCCATAAAGAGTACCTGGTAAATAGTAAGTGTGCACAAAAGGGTAATTTTATATTAAACTTATAACAAGAAAGACATTGCAGTATAAATAATGCATAATATGGACAAGGACCACCAAACACGAATAGGAAAGCGGTGCTCAGTCTATTAGATATCACATTATTTTAGCCAGGCAGCTGTTTTTGTAGGAGAATGACAATCCATATTGCTCTGGAGAGAGGCCCAGGACTTAGCAGGCTCTACCAAGTGCTCGGGTTTATCTTATAGCCAGGCTGTCATCGTAACGCCCTTGTAAACCTGgaaggctgggcttcccaggtggcagtagtggtaaagaacgtacctgccagtgcaggagacattagagagagacatgggttcaatccctgggtagggaagatcccctggaggagggcatggccatccactctagtattcctacctggagaatcccatggacagaggagcctgggggctacagtccatggggtggcaaagaggtggacacaactgaagtgacttagcacgtatgcatGCAAACCTGGAAGGCTACTTTGGGAAGCTGTTCTTGTCTCTCTCATGTTGTACTGGGTATCAAGCCAAGAGCTTTGGAAGAAAAACCTCTGGATGGAAGAAAAGATACAGGCTCAAGTGTATATCAGTGAAGAACTTTCTAACCACTTTCTGCCCTGGCACTTTAATACTtaccttaaaaatatttgtaatatgtaAATATACCAAGAAGTGGTATAACCTGGTGGTAAGGAGGACAGGCTCTGGAGTCAAACTGTGTGGGCTCAAATCCTACAGCCAGatcttaccagctgtgtgactttgggcaaatcgaTGAAGCTCTCTGGCCTCCATTCACTATTCAGTTAAATAGGGATAACACTAGTGCCTATTGTCTGTGGGCAGTATGAAAGCCAGAGCTAATACCTGTACCATTTTTGTAGGAAGCACTAGAGAAGCATCAGTTTATAGCCAGTTGTCAGAAGCGTACACACACACGATGAGTGACATTTCGTAAGAGCACGACTTCTGGGTTTTACAGTATTTCTGGAATTAAAAAGACTCAGTTTTCATCCTGATATGCTTGGAGAAGATTAAAAGCTTGCTGCGTGGCATTTGGGGTGAATAAACTTGATTGCTGTCTTTGGATACCTTTGCAGAAGCCAGCTCACTTTGACCGCTTCTGCGAGTGGCCGGACGGCTACGTGCGTTTCATCTACAGCAGCGACGAGAAGAAGGCGCAGCGCCACCTGAGCGGCTGGGCCATGCGCAACACCAACAACCACAACGGCCACATCCTCAAGAAGTCGTGCCTGGGTGTGGTGGTGTGTGCGCAGGACTGCGCCCTGCCCGACGGCTCGCGGTTGCAGCTGCGGCCAGCCATCTGCGACAAGGCGCGGCTGAAGCAGCAGAGTAAGCCGTGGGGCCGGGTGGGGGTGGCCCTGCAGGCCTGAGTTCCCCTTCCCAGTGAGTGcgttccccttccttccttccttccggGGGGCTgggaattattaatattaattaattaattttgttaacattaatatagttaatatttattaatattaatcatTAATATTTCACCACCTCTGGCGTTGCAGAGAAGCCTTGTCCCAACTGTCACTCTGCTTTGGAGTTGATCCCCTGTCGAGGGCACAGCGGTTACCCTGTAACCAACTTCTGGCGACTGGATGGCAACGCGATCTTTTTTCAGGTAGATGAGGGAACCCCACAGTTTGAGATGGACAGTCTCATCGTATCACAGCGACCAGGCCACCTGCCAGGTGTCTCAGAAACTCTTGTTTCTGGTTTAGTccctaagctgtgtccgactctttgtgaccccatggactgtagcttgccaggctcctctgtccatggaattctccaggcaagaatactggagtgggttgtcattcccttctctaggggatcttccctacccagggactgaacccctgtcttctgtgttggcaggcagattctttactgcctaagccaccagggaagccccttagaaaCTCTGGACCAAACCAAATACAGCTCAACTGGTCAGAAATAGGTGTTGTGGCTTCTAGCCTAGCCTTACTAGGCTCCTAGAAATTAGTTCACCTACTGTGTGCTCTCTAAGAGTGAACTTAGTTAtagttcttttcatatttaaaaggACTATTAGGTCATCTTTTAAGATGTCTATTATTAGTGCAGTTTTATTTGTTTAAGAATTTTTCCCCCCGTTTctttgaaaaaacaacaacatgggATGTTGGGAAAGGCATATTTAATTTTTGCCCAGCTTCGCTGCAGAGGAACACATGTGATTCATCCCTTTATTAATACAGGCCAAGGGAGTTCATGATCACCCAAGACCAGAGAGCAAATCAGAGACGGAAGCTAGAAGAAGTGCAATCAAGAGACAGATGGCTTCTTTTTACCAACCACAGAAAAGGAGAATTCGAGAACCTGAGGTAATGGGGAGCTGATGTTACACTTGTGGTCTGTATTTGTCGTCATCAGAAAATACACTGAGAATTACGCTAAATAGGAATGCCATAACTTAATTTAAAAGGTTTGATTTTATGTGAAAGTTCTATGTCTCTAACAAAATGTCAATGAATCAAATTTTTGAATAGGGTTTCTAATCCCTTCttctccttggggaaaaaaaaaaagagctgaataTCTCTACAGTTAATGATAGACTGGGGATATGAGCTGACATTCTACTACAAGGGCAATTATCCAACGGTCATACAGAAAAACATAGGTGCATCCCAGTGAGTTAACAGTACAGCTTTGAGAGGGCCCTTTGCATTATTAACGTAGAACAGATAAAAGTTCTTTGTGCAACTTGAGCCAGTTTGGCTTCTCTACCAAAGTATGCCAAGCAGGCAGAATATTTGCCTGAAGATAAGAGGCACTGGTCTTGTCTGAGCACTTTCTATGTGCCATGACATACAGGCAAAGAGATTTACACTTCTTAAGATCACAAAAGCCTTAAGAAGAAACTACGGTTATTGAGCCCCATTTTTAAgtgaggaacctgaggctcagagagagtagGTAACTTGTCTAACTCATGAGGGacaggcaggatttgaacccatgtctgcggCAGGCTCCTAAGCCTCTGCTCTCCTGCACATAGTGTGCGGAAGACAGGATCGTCCACCACTGAGACCCACCCTCCCAGGCTATCCTGGACCCTCTGAGGTCAGCAGCGTGGAATTCAAGACTGAGCTCAAGCCGTGAAATTCCTGGACTGGGTGCCCGGAAAGTGTTTGCTTGTTATTTGGTTGGTTGGTGACTGTTGACAGGTGAAGATGTCCATGTAATTTACATctctatttacaaataaaaactttGGGTCATTTCTTTAGGCAGGAGAGAATCAGGATCACAGCAGACATTTCAACAACATCCCTTCCCTGGAGAACCCAGAGGGCTTGGATGTGATTCCTGACGCTTGCTTCCCTGTTTCGGGCCAGCACTGCCTTTCCTTTCCAAACTCGGATGCTTGCAAAGCTACCTGCGACCTCACCACCTTCCAGGGAGACATAGTACCACCCTTTCAGAAGTATTCGAACCCAAGAATCTATTTGCCCCGGCCCCCTTGCAGCTATGAATTGGCAGGTCCTGGGTATGCAAATTCAAGCCCGTATCCCACCTTTTATAAAGATGCCGGCAGTATCCCTAAGGACTCGGACTGGGTTCAGCTGAATGCGCTGCCGTACAACGTCAACACCTACAGCAGCTTTGAGAGGAGCTGTGATTTCACCAGTAACCAGCACAGCTGGAAACCAGCCCTTGGAAAAGCTGGCCCAGGGGAGAGGATGGACCAAGGACAGTTCCCGGTCGAGGCCACTCACCCTCAGCACACCCCACAGCCCCCCTGCA from Bos indicus isolate NIAB-ARS_2022 breed Sahiwal x Tharparkar chromosome 23, NIAB-ARS_B.indTharparkar_mat_pri_1.0, whole genome shotgun sequence carries:
- the GCM2 gene encoding chorion-specific transcription factor GCMb; the encoded protein is MDEIRFLWFLQSLRRRNGCKYDFVVIFPRRFLRGPLAGSAREEDRMPAPEAQLADCAWSYGMKLSWDINDPQMPQKPAHFDRFCEWPDGYVRFIYSSDEKKAQRHLSGWAMRNTNNHNGHILKKSCLGVVVCAQDCALPDGSRLQLRPAICDKARLKQQKKPCPNCHSALELIPCRGHSGYPVTNFWRLDGNAIFFQAKGVHDHPRPESKSETEARRSAIKRQMASFYQPQKRRIREPEAGENQDHSRHFNNIPSLENPEGLDVIPDACFPVSGQHCLSFPNSDACKATCDLTTFQGDIVPPFQKYSNPRIYLPRPPCSYELAGPGYANSSPYPTFYKDAGSIPKDSDWVQLNALPYNVNTYSSFERSCDFTSNQHSWKPALGKAGPGERMDQGQFPVEATHPQHTPQPPCRYLATAPPAAPALQTVITTTTRVSYQACQPPTLKCCDNVRDAKSLSSCDYASENTQMSIYPGALDFPAPVVTTSSPTASLPLKIPRDCWTVRQHSLPYPLGAAPSRTDGAEAWEVCSSRLGSAANYSDRISPFFSCDNEDF